Genomic DNA from Fimbriimonas ginsengisoli Gsoil 348:
TGGTCTTCGCCGTTCAGGCGATCACCCTGGAGCTTGGGCTCCGGTTCCTCACCGACTACCTTCGCGGCGACACCTACTTCCAGCTCGGCCCGAACGATCCCGCGGACCTCAACAAGGTGCGCGGAATGGTTCAGCTAACGCTCTATCGCCGCTTGGTGGAGTTCGGCCCGGAGGCCGAAGCGATGCTCGAGCGATACCGCTAGTGCGCCGCTTCCCACGTTTTGAAGTGGCCGGACATGGCCACTTCGGACGCTTCGTACACCCCACACGGACCGCTCGGTTCCGACGCGGCGATGCCGTCGTCTAGGCGTGAGCCGTCCATCCGGAAAACCGGGAAGTAGTACTTCGCCACCTGCTCCGTTTCCGCCGCGATGTAGTGCCCAATGAGGGTTCGCCGGAAACGGTTGCTCTTGTTCTTGAACGATCCGTGGATCACGCTTCCATTGAAGAACAGGACATCCCCTCGCTTCATTAGGGCCGGAATCGGCTGAGTGCCGGGCGGGAGCGGGGTCTCGATCGTTCCCCACTGCTCCTCATCTAGGCCGGGCGTGTCCACCTGGCAGATCATGGGCAGGCCGTTCGTGTTGGGGACGAGCATCATGCACCCGTTCTCTTCGTCGCAATCGTCGAGGGCAAGCCACGCCGCCATGCAGGTACCGGGCTGGACGAGCAGGTACATGTTGTCCTGGTGAAGGTTCTGCCCTCGGCCGCCCGGCGGCTTGAAGTAGACCATCGTCTGAACCGCGAATGGCTCCGCCCCCATCAGCGCTGTAAGATGGGCTCGGATGCGCGGATCGATCATGAAATTGAACGCCACGTCGTCTCCGCGATGCGGCTGCAAAAGGCGGGGATAGCGCTTGAGCGGGTCCGGATGGTTCGGATCCACCTCCCCTTCCGCCCAGCCGTCGCCGCCGCGCTCGACCATGGAGGTGAAGTAGTCGGCGATCCGCGCGCATTCTTCTTCGCTAAAGAGTCCGCGGGCAATAGCAAATCCATCGCGGGCCTGGGCCGCCACGACTTCGGGGTCGACATTCTGGAGGAGCTCGGTCGTACTCATCGTTCCTTCTCTTTTTATGATAGTCCGTACGCCACCCATACGTGGCACGGACGACTTGCTCGTGGACCTGCATCGTCGTCCGCCCCGCGCAGAGCGATCTAACGCGAAGCGTTGTAGCCACAGGTTGGCTCGTACCTGCGCGAGGAAGTTTCGCCCTTTGACCTAACATGCGGATCGTCGGGACTCCGTCCGCAGGTGCGAGCACATGTCCTTCCAAAGAGTCCGTAGAGATTGCCCGGCCGGTGGCCGGACCCTGCCGACGGCGCGTCGGGCAGGGTCCCGCGACAGCCGGTCAATCGGTTTGGTCTGCGATGGCAAGGCTCTGGACGTAGCGTCGGCGCCCTCGCCGATGATCCCGGTGTACCGAAGGTACACCGGGCGCAGGTACGAACCAACCTGCGGCTACACGCCCCTCGGACGTAGGGAGGCGACCCTTGCCTCTGGCGAATTCCTAAAACCCTCGCAAGACGTTGGGAAGATCGGTAATCCGATCGATAATCGCGTCGCACTCGGCTGGCTCCTCCCTTTCCGGCGAGCGGAGCCACACGGCGCGGAGTCCCGCCAACTTGGAGCCTACGATATCGGCATCCGGATCGTCCCCGACGAACACCGAGTTAGCAGCTTCCGCGCCAAGCTGCCCCAGCGCAAAGTGAAAAATGTCCGGGTGCGGCTTCCGCATTCCGACCGCCTCGGAGATCACCAAGACGTCGAAAAGCGCCGTAAGATTCAGCCCCTTGAACGTCCGCTTTTGAAAGTGGGTGAGGCCGTTGCTCACGATTCCAAGCGCCAAGTTCTGCCCTTTCAGTCCCCGCAACATCTCTTCCGTTCCGGCATAAGGGGAAACATGGGAGGCGAACGTCGTTTCATAGTCGGCGTGAAGCTTTTCCCAGGGCTCGGAGAGCGGAAATTCCTGCACAAGCTGCCGATACACCCGGTCCTTCCAAACCTTTCCTCGATCGTCCAACTCGATGAACCGCGCCACGTACTCGGACTCGTCGACCACCGGTTGCAGTATTAGCCGGCGATGCTGGTCGGCCGCGAACCGCCTCAAGGCGGCATCGCGATCGAATAAGGTGCCATCCAAATCAAAGAGCACGGCGCGTACCACCGCGCCATGCTACTGCCAAAGCACTTCACGCCGCCTTTGCCTCATGAAACAGGTAAGTTTCGGAGGTAAGGGCACTGTGGCTCTTGCGCTCACCGAACTAGCCATGACTCGTCCCCGATACTCCTCATCCGCCCGGCCGTTCCGCTGGAGCGCCCTCGCCGCCGTGCTGCTCACCTCCGTGGCAGTCACCTCCGCCGGACCAACCCACGAAAAGTCGGGCCACAAAAAACCGACCGCGAAAAAGCCCAAGCAGGCTCCGGTACGCGACCTTTCGAAGGGAAATACGCTCTATGTGGTGCCGTACGCCCACCTCGACACCCAGTGGCGCTGGGCGTATCCGCAGGTGATTCGCGAGTACATCGCGAATACGCTGAACGACAATTTCGCCCTAATCGACAAGTACCCGCACTACGTTTTCAACTTCAGCGGCTCGCGGCGATACGAGATGATGAAGGAGTACTACCCAGCCGAATACGAGCGGCTGAAGGGGTACATCAAGGCCGGGCGTTGGTTCCCGTGTGGCTCTTCCGTCGACGAAGGGGACGCGAACGTCCCTTCAGGCGAGTCGCTGATCCGCCACATCCTTTACGGAAACCGTTATTTCCGGCACGAATTCGGGGTGGCCAGTCAGGAGTTCATGCTCCCCGACTGCTTCGGCTTCCCCTATGCCCTCCCGTCGATCCTCGCGCACTGCGGTCTCGACGGGTTTTCCACTCAGAAGCTGACGTGGGGCTCGGCGGTCGGCATTCCATTCAAGGTCGGCAAGTGGATCGGCCCCGATGGGCGATTCGTAGTCGCCGCGCTCGATCCCGGCTCCTACGGCGGATCGGTTAACGAGGATTTGAGCCAGAACACCGGTTGGCTCGCCCGCATTCAAAACACCGGCAGGCAGTCCGGCGCCTACGTCGATTACCACTACTACGGCACCGGCGACCGTGGCGGCGCGCCGAACGCCAGCTCGGTCGAATGGATCGAGAAGAGCATCGCCGGCCAAGGGCCGGTTTCGGTCGTCTCGTCGAAGGCCGATGAGATGGTGAAGTCGCTCACCCCGGCTCAGGTCGCCAAGCTTCCTCAGTATCAAGGCGAGCTGCTCCTTACCGAGCACTCGGCCGGATCGATCACGTCGCAGGCGTACATGAAGCGATGGAACCGCAAGAGCGAGCAGCTCGCTGACGCCGCCGAGCGGGCGTCGGTCGCCGCCATGTGGCTTGGCCGCGCCCCTTATCCCAGCGACCGTCTCTATTGGGCGTGGGACCTGGTACTCGGCTCGCAGATGCACGACATGCTGCCGGGAACGAGCATTCCGAAGGCGTACGAATTCTGCTGGAACGACTTCCTTCTGGCTCAGAACGCTTTTGCATCCGTTACCCAGGACGCAGTGGGAGCGGTCACCTCCGCGATGGACACGCGCGCCAAGGGGCGATCGGTCGTCGTCTACAACCCTCTCTCCATCGGCCGAGAGGATGTGGTCGAAATGACCGTTCCCTCGGCGGGAATGAACAGACCGATCGTTTACGGGCCCGATGGGGTCGCGGTTCCGACGCAAGAGATGTCCAACGACGGCAAGGTGAAACACATCCTGTTCGTCGCCAAGGTTCCCGCTACGAGCTTCACGACCTTCGACGTTCGTAGCGCTTCATCGGCAGCCGCTTCCGGTCTCAAGGTATTCGACAAGACCCTCGAAAACCAGAAGTTCCGCGTGACGCTCAACCGCGACGGCGATATCGCCTCGATCTACGACAAGGTGAACAAGCGCGAGGTGCTGAAGGCGCCGGCTCGCCTCGCCTTCCAATATCACAATCCGAGCGCCTTCCCGGCTTGGAACATGGACTGGACGGACGCCAAGCTTCCGCCGCGCGGCTACGTCCACGGCCCCGCGACGATCGAAATCGCCGAAAACGGCCCCGCCCGTGTCGCCCTTCGGGTCACCCGAGAGACGGACGGTTCACGCTTCGTTCAGACGATCCGGCTCGCAGCCGGCGCGGCCGGCGATCGTGTCGAAGTGTTGAACAAGATTGACTGGCAAACTCGCGAGAGTGCGCTCAAAGCCTCGTTCCCGCTCACGACCGGAAATCCGAAGGCGACCTACGACCTTCAGCTCGGCGCGATCCAGCGCGGGAACAACGATCCGAAGAAATACGAAGTGCCGCAGCACCAGTGGCTGGACCTCACCGGGACCAAGGGGGACTACGGCGTCGCCATTCTCAACGACGGCAAGTTCGGCTCCGACAAGCCGGACGACGATACCGTTCGGTTGACCCTCCTCTACACGCCGGGAACGCGAAGCGGCTTCAACGACCAAGCCACGCAAGATTTCGGCCGGCAAGAGACTCTCTACGCGATCCAGCCGCACGTCGGCGACTGGAGAAAGGGGAACGTGCCGTGGACCGCGAAGCGGGTCAATCAACCGCTCCGGGTCTTCTCCGTCGCTTCCCATCCGGGTTCGTTGGGCAAGAGCTTCTCGCTTGTGAGCACCAACACGAAGCAGGTCGAGATTTCCGCTCTCAAGAAAGCGGAGGACGGCAACGAGGTCATTGTTCGCCTGAGGGAACTGGAGGGCCGAAACGCAAGCGGCGTCCAGATCTATTCCCCGGCGGGCATCGTCTCCGCTCGCGAGCTGAACGGCCAGGAGATGCCGATCGGCGGGGCCACCGTCCAAAATGGCGCCCTCGTCACGAACGTCCCTGCCTACAGCTTCAAGACCTTCGCGGTGAAGCTCGGCGCTTCGCGCATGCCGGCCCAAACCACGGTCAGCAATCCGGTCGCGCTGAACTACGACCTGGACGCGGTTTCGACGGATAAGAACCGAACCGACGGCAAATTCGACGCCTCTGGCCGGACGTACGCAGCCGAACAGTTCCCGTCCTCTCTCGCCATCGACGGAATCAAGTTCCGACTCGGCTCGACCAAGGACGGAGCGAAAAACGCTGTGGTTGCGCACGGGCAGACAATCAAACTGCCTACCGGCCAGGACGAGGTTTACATCCTCGCCTCTTCGGCGAGCGGGGATGTCGCCACTTCGTTCGCCCCGGTTCCGGCAACGCCCAACGCCCAACGCCCAACGCCTAGCGCCCTCACCATCCAAGACTGGTCCGGCTACGTCGGCCAATGGGACAACCGGCTTTGGGCCGACGACCCCGGGCCCAACTTCTCCTATTACGAGCACATGAACGGGCTCGTACCGGGCTGGGTCAAGCCGGCCGAAGTCGCCTTCTACGCCTCTCACCGCCACCACCCTGTGGACGGCAACGAATACTATCAATACAGCTACGTGTACAAGTACGGGCTGAAGATTCCTCGGGGGACGGTCGGACTGAAGCTGCCGAACGATCCCCGCGTACGAATCTTCGCCATCTCGGTGGCGCGAAACTCGCACGACGTCGCCCAGGCCGCGCAGCCGCTATACGACACGCTCGCCGACCATCGCGACGACGGCAGCAGCCGGCCGAGCGTCTCTCCGTCCTCGGGCACGTTCACGGACGCGACCCCGGTCACGCTCAATCCTCCGCTCTACTTCCGCGCTGGCGGTCTTCACTACACGCTCGACGGCAGTACTCCCACCGCAAGCTCCCCGCTCTACAAGAACCCGATCCTGCTTAGCGATCCAACGACGATCCACGTGGCCGAGGTGGACGCCTACGGCCACGTCGGGCCGGTTGCCACCGCCACCCTCGACATCCACGACACGACCCCTCCGGCCGTCGTCGCGGCGTCGTCCCCTAAGGCGCTTGGCTTCGTGCGGATCAACTTCTCAGAGCGGGTTGACCGGCAAAGTGCCGAAAACGTTGCGAACTACCGGTTCGCCTCCGGCGTCAAGCCGATGGCGGCAGAACTCGAATCCGACGGGCGGTCGGTAGAACTGACCATGGAGCGCCCGCTCGCTCCCGGACAGACGGAAACAGTCTCCGTCAGCGGCGTGAAGGACCTCTCCCACGCCGGCAATGCGATGGCCGAACAGAGAGTCGAGATCGCCGAACGGGTTGCCGTACTGTCGATCCCCGCGCCGGAGGCGAAGGTCGCCAAGACCTTCCCGGTTCGGACCCTGCCCACGAACGCAAAAGCACCGTGGACGATCAACCTGTTCTGCCGGGCGGATGCCACGCCTGAGCCGCGGACGATGATCGCCGGCTTCGGCCGCGCGATCGACGGCCGCACCGGCACCGGCCGGTACTTCACGGTCTTCGACCGTGGCATCAACTTCTGGTCCGCCAATAAGGATGTCGCGACGAGCGTTCGGCTCGACCTCGGCAAATGGCAGATGCTTACCGCCACGTACGACGGGAGCACGATGCGGCTGTACAAGAACGGGCAGCAGATCGCGGCGGAGCAGGTCGACCTCGAGAACGATCAGGCTCAGGCGCGGGTCTACCCGCCAGACGCGTGGGAGCGGAAGCGCACCTTCCAGGGCGATATCCGGGACTTCACCATCTGGGATCAAGACCTCTCGCCGGCGGCGGTCCGCCGGCTTTGGGAGACGCTCAAGGGGCAGTGATCCGGCTCCTCGTCGTCCTGTGGATGGTCGGACTGGCGGCGCTGAGCGCCGCCTTCCACCCTTCCGCAGTGGCATCGGCGCAGGCCAAGATCGCGGCTGACGGTTCCGTAAGGCTAGAGGTCCGGTTCGACCTCCTCGCTTTCGTCTTGGAACAGCGTCCCCGCGAGGCGGGAGATGCGCAGATGAAGGAGCTGCTGGACCTACCCGCGGCAACGCTGGACGCACAGCTCGCCGACGCCAAGGTGCGGTTCCGCACCGAGTTGCGGATTCTCGCCGACGGCTCGGAGGTGAAGGCCGACTCCTTCACCTTTCCGACCGCCGCCGACGTTCAGAACTATGTCGCCCGGAACGGACGAAACGCGCTGCCGATGATGCTGGCGGCGAACCTGACCGCCCACCTACCGAAAGGGGTGAAGAGCTCCTCTTTCCACTTCGCCGAGGTTCTGGACTCCGTCGTCCTCACCACCGAATTCCCCTATCAGGAGCCGATCTCCGAACCGGTCGAAGCCGGTTCCACGAGCACTCCTCTCGCCATCCCATCCCCCGCCGAAGTCGCCAAGCGCGCCGTCGCGATGACTTCCCCGCGCCGTGGCACGGGCGGCCCGCCCGTGGGTATCAGGGGCGGCCCGCCCCTGAAAAAAGCCCCAGTCAAGTCGCCGGCGGCTTTGGCGAAAGTAAGCAAGCCAGCCATAGCGCCTTTACCGGTGACGCCACCCAAAAAAGTGTTGACTTCGCCTGCGCTAGTCAACGCTCGCAGGCTCGCTACGGAAAGCGGTGGCGGGCCACCGCAGTCTATATCGGTGCCGGCGGCAACGGTCTCGCTGCCTTGGTACACCGTGCTTCCGCGATATGTGCGGATGGGGTTCACCCATATATTGCCGAACGGGTTGGACCACATCCTGTTCGTCCTTGGCCTCTTCCTCCTTAGCTCGCGGACCCGGGATCTGGTCAAGCAGGTCACCGCCTTTACGGTGGCTCACTCGCTAACCCTCGGCCTCGCGCTTTATGGCGTGGTTCGGCTTCCCTCGGCGATTGTAGAGCCAGTCATCGCCCTCTCCATCGCCTTCGTCGCCATCGAGAACCTCTTCACGTCGAAGCTCAACAAATGGCGTCCTTTCGTGGTTTTCGGATTCGGACTCGTCCACGGTCTGGGGTTCGCCAGCGCATTGCAGGATCTCGGCCTCCACCGCAACGACTTTCTCCTTGCCCTTGTCGGCTTTAACGGCGGCGTCGAGCTTGGGCAGCTCACCGTCGTGGCGGCGGCGTTTCTATTGGTGGGCTGGTACCGTTCGAACGAGCGATATCGGTCGGTAGTCGCCATTCCCGCATCGGTAGCGATCGCCGCGGTGGCGCTGTTTTGGACGGTCCAACGAATTCTTTGACCGTCATGACGCCCGTTGCGCCCGAGAACCTTGAATCGATTGCCCAGCGCTGGCATCTGAGCCTCGGTGAGCCGTTTGGAAATCTTTCGTATAACTACGTTTTGCGGGCAATCCGATCGGATGGCACATCGGTCGTTCTAAAGCTGGGGAAACCGGGACCGGAATTCCGTAGCGAGGCGTGCGCGCTCGAACATTTCGCCGGCCGGGGGGCGGTCCGTTTGATCGAGGCCGATATTGAAGCAGGGGCGATGCTGCTGGAACACCTGACGCCGGGCGACATGCTGACCTCCCGGTCCGAGGAGGAGTCGATCGCGATCGCCGCAGACGTCATGCGGAACCTCTGGCGGGCGGCCCCCGATTCCGACGCCTTCCCCGATCTTCGTCGATGGACGGCCGGCCTTGGGCGGCTACGCGAGACATTCGACGGCGGCTGCGGCCCTTTCCCGGCGCACGCGGTCGATCGGGCGGAACGGCTTCGAGAAGAGCTTCTGGCATCCGAGGGGGAGCAGGTTCTGCTGCACGGCGATCTGCACCACGCAAATATCCTCTCCTCTACTCGCGAGGCGTGGCTGGCGATCGACCCGAAAGGGGTGGTCGGCGAACGAGAATTCGAGCTCCCCTCGTTCCTGGTCAACCCTCGGCAAGAAACCCGAGAGGTCCTCGACCACCGAGTGCGCGCTTTTTGCGAAATCCTCTCGCTCGACCTCGAAAGAGCTATCTCCTGGTCGATCGTCTTCGGTGTCCTATCTTCCTGGTGGGGATACGAGGACGGCGGCGAAGTATGGGAGGGGCCACTGGAGTTCTCCGAGCAAATGGCCCGGTTAGCGTAAGCCGGTTGGTCCGATGCTACTTCGACTCCGCCGACAACTCGCCGCCGATCCTCAGAACCACCGACACAAGATCGTCGACATCCTCGAAACGCGTCCGGTGATTGACGAAGCAGACGCGCAGACAGAACTTGCCGTCGATAACGGTTGAGCTCGGCACCGCCGCTCCCGACTCTTGAACTC
This window encodes:
- a CDS encoding aminoglycoside phosphotransferase family protein; its protein translation is MTPVAPENLESIAQRWHLSLGEPFGNLSYNYVLRAIRSDGTSVVLKLGKPGPEFRSEACALEHFAGRGAVRLIEADIEAGAMLLEHLTPGDMLTSRSEEESIAIAADVMRNLWRAAPDSDAFPDLRRWTAGLGRLRETFDGGCGPFPAHAVDRAERLREELLASEGEQVLLHGDLHHANILSSTREAWLAIDPKGVVGEREFELPSFLVNPRQETREVLDHRVRAFCEILSLDLERAISWSIVFGVLSSWWGYEDGGEVWEGPLEFSEQMARLA
- a CDS encoding glycoside hydrolase family 38 C-terminal domain-containing protein; the protein is MTRPRYSSSARPFRWSALAAVLLTSVAVTSAGPTHEKSGHKKPTAKKPKQAPVRDLSKGNTLYVVPYAHLDTQWRWAYPQVIREYIANTLNDNFALIDKYPHYVFNFSGSRRYEMMKEYYPAEYERLKGYIKAGRWFPCGSSVDEGDANVPSGESLIRHILYGNRYFRHEFGVASQEFMLPDCFGFPYALPSILAHCGLDGFSTQKLTWGSAVGIPFKVGKWIGPDGRFVVAALDPGSYGGSVNEDLSQNTGWLARIQNTGRQSGAYVDYHYYGTGDRGGAPNASSVEWIEKSIAGQGPVSVVSSKADEMVKSLTPAQVAKLPQYQGELLLTEHSAGSITSQAYMKRWNRKSEQLADAAERASVAAMWLGRAPYPSDRLYWAWDLVLGSQMHDMLPGTSIPKAYEFCWNDFLLAQNAFASVTQDAVGAVTSAMDTRAKGRSVVVYNPLSIGREDVVEMTVPSAGMNRPIVYGPDGVAVPTQEMSNDGKVKHILFVAKVPATSFTTFDVRSASSAAASGLKVFDKTLENQKFRVTLNRDGDIASIYDKVNKREVLKAPARLAFQYHNPSAFPAWNMDWTDAKLPPRGYVHGPATIEIAENGPARVALRVTRETDGSRFVQTIRLAAGAAGDRVEVLNKIDWQTRESALKASFPLTTGNPKATYDLQLGAIQRGNNDPKKYEVPQHQWLDLTGTKGDYGVAILNDGKFGSDKPDDDTVRLTLLYTPGTRSGFNDQATQDFGRQETLYAIQPHVGDWRKGNVPWTAKRVNQPLRVFSVASHPGSLGKSFSLVSTNTKQVEISALKKAEDGNEVIVRLRELEGRNASGVQIYSPAGIVSARELNGQEMPIGGATVQNGALVTNVPAYSFKTFAVKLGASRMPAQTTVSNPVALNYDLDAVSTDKNRTDGKFDASGRTYAAEQFPSSLAIDGIKFRLGSTKDGAKNAVVAHGQTIKLPTGQDEVYILASSASGDVATSFAPVPATPNAQRPTPSALTIQDWSGYVGQWDNRLWADDPGPNFSYYEHMNGLVPGWVKPAEVAFYASHRHHPVDGNEYYQYSYVYKYGLKIPRGTVGLKLPNDPRVRIFAISVARNSHDVAQAAQPLYDTLADHRDDGSSRPSVSPSSGTFTDATPVTLNPPLYFRAGGLHYTLDGSTPTASSPLYKNPILLSDPTTIHVAEVDAYGHVGPVATATLDIHDTTPPAVVAASSPKALGFVRINFSERVDRQSAENVANYRFASGVKPMAAELESDGRSVELTMERPLAPGQTETVSVSGVKDLSHAGNAMAEQRVEIAERVAVLSIPAPEAKVAKTFPVRTLPTNAKAPWTINLFCRADATPEPRTMIAGFGRAIDGRTGTGRYFTVFDRGINFWSANKDVATSVRLDLGKWQMLTATYDGSTMRLYKNGQQIAAEQVDLENDQAQARVYPPDAWERKRTFQGDIRDFTIWDQDLSPAAVRRLWETLKGQ
- a CDS encoding HAD family hydrolase, coding for MVRAVLFDLDGTLFDRDAALRRFAADQHRRLILQPVVDESEYVARFIELDDRGKVWKDRVYRQLVQEFPLSEPWEKLHADYETTFASHVSPYAGTEEMLRGLKGQNLALGIVSNGLTHFQKRTFKGLNLTALFDVLVISEAVGMRKPHPDIFHFALGQLGAEAANSVFVGDDPDADIVGSKLAGLRAVWLRSPEREEPAECDAIIDRITDLPNVLRGF
- a CDS encoding HupE/UreJ family protein is translated as MIRLLVVLWMVGLAALSAAFHPSAVASAQAKIAADGSVRLEVRFDLLAFVLEQRPREAGDAQMKELLDLPAATLDAQLADAKVRFRTELRILADGSEVKADSFTFPTAADVQNYVARNGRNALPMMLAANLTAHLPKGVKSSSFHFAEVLDSVVLTTEFPYQEPISEPVEAGSTSTPLAIPSPAEVAKRAVAMTSPRRGTGGPPVGIRGGPPLKKAPVKSPAALAKVSKPAIAPLPVTPPKKVLTSPALVNARRLATESGGGPPQSISVPAATVSLPWYTVLPRYVRMGFTHILPNGLDHILFVLGLFLLSSRTRDLVKQVTAFTVAHSLTLGLALYGVVRLPSAIVEPVIALSIAFVAIENLFTSKLNKWRPFVVFGFGLVHGLGFASALQDLGLHRNDFLLALVGFNGGVELGQLTVVAAAFLLVGWYRSNERYRSVVAIPASVAIAAVALFWTVQRIL
- a CDS encoding phytanoyl-CoA dioxygenase family protein, encoding MSTTELLQNVDPEVVAAQARDGFAIARGLFSEEECARIADYFTSMVERGGDGWAEGEVDPNHPDPLKRYPRLLQPHRGDDVAFNFMIDPRIRAHLTALMGAEPFAVQTMVYFKPPGGRGQNLHQDNMYLLVQPGTCMAAWLALDDCDEENGCMMLVPNTNGLPMICQVDTPGLDEEQWGTIETPLPPGTQPIPALMKRGDVLFFNGSVIHGSFKNKSNRFRRTLIGHYIAAETEQVAKYYFPVFRMDGSRLDDGIAASEPSGPCGVYEASEVAMSGHFKTWEAAH